The genome window GATCGGTCACCTGCTTGTAGGCGAGGAGACGCAGGATCTCGGTCTCGATGAAGCTGTGCGCGAGGCGCTGGCGGAAGCGCGGGTCGCGGGTCGTCCGCAGGCGGCGGGCCAGCTCGAGGACGTCGCGCATCTCTCCCGCCAGGCGGGCGTGCGGGGCGGAGCCGCCCCGCTCGTGCGCGAGGGTGGTGATCGCGATCTGCCAGCCCTGGTTCAGCGCGCCCACCATGTGCTCGGGCGGCACCTGCACGTCGTCGAAGAAGACCTCGTTGAACCAGGCGACCCCCGTCATCTCGACCAGCGGGCGGATGGTGATCCCCGGACTCTTCATGTCGACGAGCAGGAAGCTGAGCCCCTGGTGCTTGGGAGCGTGGACGTCGGTGCGCACGACCAGGATGCACCAGTCGGCGAAGCGGGCGTAGCTGGTCCAGATCTTCTGCCCGGTGACGTGGAAGACCTGGCCGCGGAGCTCCGCCCGCGTCCGGCACGCGGCCAGGTCGGAGCCCGCGTTCGGCTCCGAGAACCCCTGGCACCACACCTCTTCGCCGGTCAGGATGGGCCGCAGGAAGCGCCGCTTCTGCTGCTCGGTGCCGTGGTGGATGAGGGTCGGCCCGACCAGCGCGGGTCCCACCCCGATGTCGATCATGCTGGGGGCGCCCGTGCGCGTGTACTCCTCGGCGAAGAGGAACTGCTCGATCGGCGTGGCGCCGCGTCCCCCGTACTCGCGCGGCCAGTGGAGCCCGGCCCACCCCCCCTCGTGCAGCTTCCCCT of Deltaproteobacteria bacterium contains these proteins:
- a CDS encoding isovaleryl-CoA dehydrogenase produces the protein MDFRLSEAEARFQREVHDWLVANLPGGWGTSAYRKPEEPAEKVRFARWWQGKLHEGGWAGLHWPREYGGRGATPIEQFLFAEEYTRTGAPSMIDIGVGPALVGPTLIHHGTEQQKRRFLRPILTGEEVWCQGFSEPNAGSDLAACRTRAELRGQVFHVTGQKIWTSYARFADWCILVVRTDVHAPKHQGLSFLLVDMKSPGITIRPLVEMTGVAWFNEVFFDDVQVPPEHMVGALNQGWQIAITTLAHERGGSAPHARLAGEMRDVLELARRLRTTRDPRFRQRLAHSFIETEILRLLAYKQVTDLMREGHPGPEGSYLKLVWSETDQHMKELAIELEGPYGALARGAPQAIEGGRWEYEYLWSRAATIYAGTSEVQRNVIAQRVLGLPRGT